A stretch of the Zeugodacus cucurbitae isolate PBARC_wt_2022May chromosome 6, idZeuCucr1.2, whole genome shotgun sequence genome encodes the following:
- the LOC105210280 gene encoding uncharacterized protein LOC105210280 produces the protein MNYNRRRNIFTLGDYHQYPNPTHQIKAQQNRRQNSDPFERDPFKIQSYNFRYAERPSYPLPNLYNNRVHPSPSSSNKRFETFFYNYDFTPSVHDKENPPTNKFREFRRRKFLLEQQQQHPAAAAAAAAGGAQLAAASNSRESSTLPPAHMCQQLHPIANATVYARVGTSASQTAIASAARTAAATAAVTAPTHAAGRASQSRLGYDRLRSGQLESGGGGRHYQTLCSATDTSSIGTAAGLRYGRDNISTTSHMSGHNNKYGRKATARSTGNREYLRALATAHINESANQPNFLGRGRCSSRTSLERGRRPRIESMGNGHGFTQANSSVDSSQGNAKTAGFRELSSAGTSPSKYARQPLQTVRSASPNRVTATVEKTEGACSVCQININIKGLDSTQLGDNVVIKIESDKLTPSKTNTKTEHTPVVSTLNNIYNGTGCTQRNDVAIAKLVEIKRNSEMNHNLDIKPKAAAHQPRTAMRNTSSSSFVIDKRLSKFALNSTDECGQRSKHKPRSSSHSRIPLTTSTTRALGFTSSNTALRNSNSTEVIQRAPRSISKERMPSMVPWCLDTTLRHGFAQQNDDDDAKPLPPVQPMPVVKPSRPSYDTTLNDVRKMRRQAVVAAYKPFCVQHTSLGSTLRARKSEIFPINTGNKPGSTTISNDAHKLLDKSQQYRKTAGADSLQHRQSHHSLRGSKMSKSTLRSQSSSQLELKRSPTMIMHRSRSSIRQPNSDSQSHVTTPLNVNINVFADKLKLLRV, from the exons ATGAATTATAATCGTCGCAGGAACAtat TTACTTTGGGCGATTATCATCAGTATCCAAATCCAACACATCAAATTAAGGCACAACAGAATCGACGCCAAAATTCCGATCCCTTTGAACGTGATCCCTTTAAAATCCAATCGTATAATTTCCGTTACGCCGAGCGTCCCTCATATCCGCTACCGAATTTGTACAACAATCGTGTACATCCATCGCCCTCGTCGTCGAACAAACGTTTTGAGACATTCTTCTACAATTATGACTTCACTCCTTCTGTGCATGACAAAGAGAATCCTCCAACAAACAAATTTCGCGAATTTCGTCGCCGAAAATTCCTGCtggaacagcaacagcaacatccagccgcagcagcagcagcagcagcaggaggAGCTCAACTCGCTGCCGCATCAAATAGTCGAGAGTCGTCGACATTGCCACCAGCGCACATGTGTCAGCAATTGCATCCAATCGCCAATGCGACCGTGTATGCACGTGTCGGCACAAGCGCCAGTCAAACAGCCATTGCGTCGGCCGCTAGGACAgctgcagcaacagcagcagtcaCAGCCCCAACACATGCCGCTGGCCGTGCGAGCCAATCCCGGCTTGGTTACGACCGTTTGCGCAGCGGCCAACTCGAAAGCGGTGGCGGCGGTCGACATTACCAAACACTTTGCAGTGCCACAGATACGAGCAGCATCGGCACAGCTGCCGGACTGCGTTATGGACGTGACAATATCAGCACCACGTCGCACATGTCCGGGCACAACAACAAGTATGGTCGCAAAGCGACTGCACGCTCTACTGGGAACCGAGAATATTTACGCGCGCTCGCCACCGCGCACATCAATGAGTCGGCCAACCAACCAAACTTCCTTGGTCGGGGACGTTGCAGCAGCCGCACGTCACTTGAACGCGGACGGCGGCCACGTATTGAATCCATGGGTAACGGGCACGGGTTTACGCAAGCTAACAGCAGCGTTGACTCCAGTCAAGGCAACGCAAAGACCGCTGGCTTTCGCGAATTGTCAAGCGCAGGAACGTCACCGTCGAAATATGCGCGACAACCCTTACAGACCGTACGCTCAGCTTCCCCGAATCGGGTAACTGCCACGGTGGAGAAGACGGAGGGCGCTTGCTCTGTCTGTCAGataaatatcaatataaaaGGTTTGGACTCAACGCAGCTGGGCGATAATGTCGTGATCAAAATTGAGTCCGACAAATTGACACCGAGTAAAACGAATACCAAAACCGAACATACGCCCGTGGTCAGTACattgaataatatttacaacGGTACCGGTTGTACGCAGCGTAATGATGTCGCCATTGCAAAGTTGGTGGAAATCAAACGTAACTCCGAAATGAATCACAATCTCGACATTAAGCCGAAAGCAGCCGCGCACCAGCCGAGAACAGCTATGCGTAATACCTCATCCTCATCATTTGTAATCGACAAACGGCTCTCTAAGTTTGCGCTGAACTCAACGGATGAATGTGGGCAGCGTAGTAAGCACAAACCACGTAGCTCCTCACATTCCCGCATACCGCTAACAACATCCACTACACGTGCGTTGGGTTTCACCAGCTCCAATACTGCACTACGCAATTCCAATAGCACCGAAGTGATACAACGCGCGCCGCGTAGTATATCCAAAGAACGTATGCCGAGCATGGTACCCTGGTGCTTAGACACCACACTACGTCATGGGTTTGCACAACAAAATGACGACGATGATGCGAAACCACTGCCGCCCGTACAGCCCATGCCAGTAGTGAAACCCTCAAGACCCTCGTATGATACAACACTCAACGATGTGCGCAAAATGCGTCGTCAAGCGGTTGTTGCCGCATACAAGCCGTTTTGTGTACAACATACTTCCTTGGGTTCCACATTGCGTGCGCGTAAATCGGAAATTTTCCCTATAAATACCGGTAATAAACCCGGCAGCACAACGATCAGCAATGATGCGCACAAACTGTTGGACAAATCTCAACAATATCGGAAGACGGCTGGCGCGGACAGCTTGCAACATCGGCAATCGCATCACTCACTGCGTGGCTCAAAAATGAGCAAGAGTACGCTACGCTCGCAATCGAGCTCACAATTGGAGCTCAAACGCTCGCCCACCATGATTATGCACCGCAGCCGTTCGAGCATACGACAGCCAAACAGCGACAGTCAGAGTCATGTCACCACACCGCTCAATGTGAATATCAATGTGTTTGCAGACAAATTGAAATTGCTACGTGTCTGA